In a genomic window of Styela clava chromosome 11, kaStyClav1.hap1.2, whole genome shotgun sequence:
- the LOC120347049 gene encoding uncharacterized protein LOC120347049 isoform X1 yields the protein MLAPSPHLMTSALSVSSLAPSQSVTAFSGSPPSTTSEESSLSPLRSVRHRSGDGYNEIRYVEEMGNSAHYAGVATKVTEYGSPGGQTRVASSQVSREDATTAMHIDPATALAANSILSLIQTSNSQHQQQLLQHLHQQQQSFANLDAVSSGMPYSQGVMALPVASSDAYQVSQAQVFMPDSMEVDDADPPKQKQSRHGEMDVKRSMGVTIMEQNSVIPPTIDTEIRRTHYKSQVDSNLAQHSSLMNGVSTSASTRLPPLKSLTEAIHSNSTINTYDNIPNGNRTANLMHEKYRVKKQESEAIINPISELGPIHFVNGAFTVPSNHTPTEVLQMPMDSSPQRMTSPVYVQMHNGSIQAFPSTAATQLAMNNIALPQGFYHPTQIKTLPDENNQMILQNSGPHPYHGQVISDENPMATMVGATNNGKADGNRRHGPGRQSGHGSGVNQLGGMYVNGRPLPEPIRQRIVDLSHQGVRPCDISRQLRVSHGCVSKILARFYETGSIRPGVIGGSKPKVATPTVVQKITEYKRENPTMFAWEIRDRLLSETVCTPESVPSVSSINRIVRSKTSDFMKDNQHLTDQANTPSPLLHMKAERRKSTPTMISSHAIDSIVQQMVSSNTQHQTTNGGLPQYIAIDGVPTSGATRQATTSSSSIPSATEVVSAASLTLPPPPIVPSVQTQEAKASSQTLPQIFANLTPAQQYELLKSVSGDIITQQTIGKDGTITIHTQPASSQQQTGTTETQVQQIVVNQQGQVVTQSDTNQGNIILTTHQGQQVNKLSAVSSNGQAVTSTAQNLASLSNQQQQQVVMQLKDLNKVLAAAGGSTLPTGGNQPGANIQIPAQHVTQLTQQQPSYKVSELAAAAAGITGSPATQIQIATEGGQQNVITMSQQQLQQLAAQGMIIQRVPTTSTTQQNENLEHSKKDDVDTSSSSIDDSEKKAAVNQSVPIPSSEVTIVEQSASTEQQQQDQQQILKLLQNAMLVKQEPDSDGQVMISATSQQSTVNQLLLAAQQQLQQQVQQPTVTVTQQDAAQLLSAAAALGSVQPQQAANAAQPVSVGLTNNNSNNNNSQQQQLLNANPSVLAQLQQQLASIQQQQQLLQTQQQASTTQQQPGIVHILSAAAQLQQQTGGNANTSNNIQQQLAMAQMLSAAQGSPQAKNGKGASISQRLTELQPVSTLLSQLRPVSLQSTNTSNSYIVSKGTAPITAPVTLPHLVLPAATVAGATSHVPNTGATTANSSQPFTTIYSEAWKLATNGQRADATSVQVTVSDNASKVSSSPAKS from the exons ATGCTTGCACCATCACCACATCTAATGACATCCGCGTTGTCGGTTTCGTCACTTGCGCCGTCGCAGTCAGTGACAGCGTTTTCTGGTTCTCCACCGTCAACAACATCAGAAGAGTCGTCATTATCACCCCTGCGATCTGTCAGACATAGAAGTGGAGATGGTTACAATGAAATTCGTTATGTGGAAGAGATGGGAAACAGCGCACATTATGCTGGAGTGGCCACGAAAGTAACTGAATACGGCAGCCCAGGTGGTCAAACGCGCGTGGCTTCATCACAGGTATCTAGAGAA GATGCAACGACAGCAATGCACATCGACCCGGCAACGGCCTTAGCAGCAAATTCAATTTTGTCGTTAATACAAACAAGTAATTCACAGCACCAACAACAACTTTTACAGCATTtacatcaacaacaacaaagtTTTGCCAATTTAGACGCAGTCAGCAGCGGTATGCCTTATAGCCAAGGAGTTATGGCCCTGCCAGTTGCTTCAAGCGATGCTTACCAAGTATCACAGGCGCAAGTCTTTATGCCAGATTCTATGGAAGTGGATGACGCAGATCCGCCAAAGCAGAAACAATCTCGTCATGGTGAGATGGATGTCAAGCGATCAATGGGAGTGACCATAATGGAACAAAATTCGGTAATTCCTCCCACAATTGATACAGAAATCCGGCGCACACACTATAAATCACAAGTCGACTCAAATTTAGCTCAGCATTCATCTCTAATGAACGGCGTCTCGACATCAGCGTCTACACGACTCCCACCTTTGAAAAGCCTGACAGAAGCGATTCATAGTAATAGTACAATAAACACGTATGATAATATACCTAATGGAAATCGCACTGCAAATCTCATGCATGAAAAATACAGAGTAAAAAAGCAAGAATCAGAAGCAATCATCAATCCTATAAGCGAACTGGGACCAATACATTTTGTTAACGGTGCTTTCACTGTTCCCAGCAATCACACTCCAACAGAAGTTCTCCAAATGCCTATGGACTCCAGCCCTCAGCGTATGACATCCCCAGTGTATGTGCAAATGCATAACGGATCCATACAGGCATTTCCATCAACTGCAGCAACTCAGCTAGCCATGAACAACATCGCACTGCCACAG GGGTTTTATCATCCAACCCAGATTAAAACACTGCCCGATGAAAACAATCAAATGATATTGCAGAATAGTGGACCTCATCCATACCATGGCCAGGTAATCTCAGATGAAAATCCCATGGCAACTATGGTGGGAGCGACAAATAATGGAAAGGCAGATGGAAATAGACGACACGGTCCAGGAAGGCAAT CAGGCCATGGAAGTGGAGTCAATCAACTAGGAGGAATGTACGTAAATGGACGTCCTTTACCTGAACCAATACGACAACGTATTGTTGATCTTTCTCATCAAGGTGTTCGTCCGTGTGATATATCTCGACAGTTGCGAGTATCCCATGGATGCGTAAGCAAGATTTTGGCAAG GTTTTATGAAACTGGTAGTATAAGACCTGGTGTCATTGGAGGCAGTAAGCCGAAGGTTGCCACTCCAACTGTGGTACAAAAAATTACAGAATATAAACGTGAAAACCCAACTATGTTTGCTTGGGAAATTCGGGACCGATTGCTGTCAGAGACTGTTTGCACACCAGAATCAGTACCAAGTGTTTCATCAATAAACAG GATCGTAAGAAGCAAGACGTCGGATTTTATGAAAGATAATCAACATTTAACAGATCAAGCTAACACTCCTTCACCATTGCTACATATGAAAGCAGAAC GTCGAAAATCAACACCGACAATGATTTCTTCACACGCCATTGATAGCATTGTTCAACAAATGGTTTCAAGCAACACACAACATCAAACCACTAATGGAGGGTTGCCACAATATATAGCAATTGATGGTGTACCAACATCAG GTGCTACTCGGCAAGCAACTACTTCTTCATCGAGTATTCCATCCGCAACAGAAGTAGTTTCAGCCGCTAGTTTAACGTTACCACCACCACCTATAGTTCCTTCAGTTCAGACACAAGAAGCGAAAGCCAGCTCGCAGACGTTACCACAAATATTTGCAAACTTGACTCCTGCACAACAATATGAATTGTTAAAAAGTGTCAGTGGCGACATCATCACCCAACAG ACTATAGGAAAGGATGGAACCATAACAATCCACACCCAGCCTGCATCATCACAACAACAAACTGGTACAACTGAAACACAG GTTCAGCAAATTGTTGTGAATCAACAGGGCCAAGTTGTCACCCAGTCTGATACAAACCAAGGAAATATTATTCTGACTACACATCAG GGTCAACAAGTGAACAAACTATCTGCTGTTAGTTCTAACGGACAAGCTGTCACATCAACAGCACAGAATTTAGCAAGTTTATCCAACCAACAACAACAGCAG GTCGTGATGCAATTGAAAGATTTAAATAAAGTACTTGCTGCTGCTGGTGGATCAACACTACCTACTGGAGGAAATCAACCGGGTGCTAATATACAG ATTCCTGCCCAGCACGTGACACAATTAACTCAACAACAACCTTCATATAAAGTGAGTGAGCTTGCTGCTGCAGCTGCTGGTATTACTGGATCCCCCGCAACCCAGATACAAATTGCAACTGAGGGTG GACAACAGAATGTGATCACCATGTCACAACAACAATTACAGCAGTTGGCTGCTCAAGGAATGATAATACAAAGAGTTCCAACAACATCAACAACACAACAAAATGAG AATCTTGAACATTCTAAGAAAGATGACGTTGATACATCTTCATCTTCTATTGATGATAGTGAGAAG AAAGCAGCAGTTAACCAAAGTGTTCCAATACCATCAAGTGAAGTGACAATTGTGGAACAGTCTGCTTCAACagagcaacaacaacaagatcAACAACAAATATTAAAGTTATTACAAAATG CAATGCTCGTAAAACAAGAACCAGACTCTGATGGCCAGGTCATGATATCGGCCACTTCTCAACAATCAACAGTGAATCAATTGTTATTAGCTGCTCAGCAACAACTACAACAACAAGTGCAACAGCCAACAGTGACTGTAACACAGCAAGATGCCGCTCAACTTTTATCAGCAGCTGCTGCACTGGGGAGTGTGCAACCCCAACAAGCTGCGAATGCTGCTCAACCAGTATCAGTCG GGTTAACAAACAACAACTCTAATAACAACAACAGTCAGCAACAACAATTACTGAATGCTAATCCTAGTGTGCTGGCTCAACTTCAGCAGCAACTGGCTAGCAttcaacagcaacaacaacttCTTCAGACTCAGCAGCAAGCATCAACGACGCAACAACAACCTGGTATTGTACACATACTGTCAGCTGCAGCTCAACTTCAACAGCAAACTGGCGGTAACGCCAACACatcgaataatattcaacagcAGTTAGCAATGGCACAAATGCTGTCGGCAGCGCAAGGTTCACCGCAAGCGAAAAACGGAAAGGGTGCTTCGATATCGCAACGTTTGACAGAACTTCAGCCTGTCAGTACATTGCTCAGTCAATTAAGGCCTGTCTCACTTCAAAGCACAAATACATCAAACTCGTATATAGTTTCCAAag GAACAGCTCCAATCACTGCACCTGTGACACTACCGCATCTTGTTCTTCCTGCTGCCACAGTAGCAGGTGCTACCTCACATGTTCCAAACACAG GTGCCACCACTGCCAATTCTTCACAACCATTCACAACAATATATAGTGAGGCTTGGAAACTTGCCACAAACGGACAAAGAG CAGACGCAACTTCTGTACAAGTAACGGTGAGTGATAACGCAAGCAAAGTATCTTCAAGTCCAGCTAAAAGTTAA
- the LOC120347049 gene encoding uncharacterized protein LOC120347049 isoform X8, translating to MSLEKGDEISETDSNEVISSEQLKKGGEMSIIIEGGDLGNAEEGRKRSLTDNSNESIEDSSSAPISKIAKVDIANNNNEVVIEMVNDDDQLVITTAESVEKDLEHEPTITVVATSDDTSTQASSSNSDELLILQGDVAEEETVVTTENSQDMLARESAHEVQIMESNQNFSLELENNQPQVQVVVEQEVNDEDMAVLEKPIKKEKDKKQKRSVNNTATVAAPQGVNPAMMSNLLHTAAAVAASQNAAAATVQVVPGQATGTIQLVPASEVQNTQALMASGIAPQSLSPQTIGMGEDGKPHIIPQPTNQPVFTYLVTSQGTLISAHSSDGTPLISPASGAGKAANTKQEVADGDDGHGSGVNQLGGMYVNGRPLPEPIRQRIVDLSHQGVRPCDISRQLRVSHGCVSKILARFYETGSIRPGVIGGSKPKVATPTVVQKITEYKRENPTMFAWEIRDRLLSETVCTPESVPSVSSINRIVRSKTSDFMKDNQHLTDQANTPSPLLHMKAERRKSTPTMISSHAIDSIVQQMVSSNTQHQTTNGGLPQYIAIDGVPTSGATRQATTSSSSIPSATEVVSAASLTLPPPPIVPSVQTQEAKASSQTLPQIFANLTPAQQYELLKSVSGDIITQQTIGKDGTITIHTQPASSQQQTGTTETQVQQIVVNQQGQVVTQSDTNQGNIILTTHQGQQVNKLSAVSSNGQAVTSTAQNLASLSNQQQQQVVMQLKDLNKVLAAAGGSTLPTGGNQPGANIQIPAQHVTQLTQQQPSYKVSELAAAAAGITGSPATQIQIATEGGQQNVITMSQQQLQQLAAQGMIIQRVPTTSTTQQNENLEHSKKDDVDTSSSSIDDSEKKAAVNQSVPIPSSEVTIVEQSASTEQQQQDQQQILKLLQNAMLVKQEPDSDGQVMISATSQQSTVNQLLLAAQQQLQQQVQQPTVTVTQQDAAQLLSAAAALGSVQPQQAANAAQPVSVGLTNNNSNNNNSQQQQLLNANPSVLAQLQQQLASIQQQQQLLQTQQQASTTQQQPGIVHILSAAAQLQQQTGGNANTSNNIQQQLAMAQMLSAAQGSPQAKNGKGASISQRLTELQPVSTLLSQLRPVSLQSTNTSNSYIVSKGTAPITAPVTLPHLVLPAATVAGATSHVPNTGATTANSSQPFTTIYSEAWKLATNGQRADATSVQVTVSDNASKVSSSPAKS from the exons ATGTCGTTAGAAAAAGGTGATGAAATTTCTGAAACAGACTCAAACGAAGTTATATCTTCTGAGCAATTGAAAAAAGGCGGCGAAATGAGTATTATCATCGAAGGAGGTGATTTAGGAAATGCAGAGGAAGGCAGGAAACGTTCTCTTACTGATAATTCTAATGAATCTATCGAGGATTCATCATCAGCACCAATTTCAAAAATCGCTAAAGTTGATAttgcaaataataataatgaagttGTTATTGAAATGGTTAACGATGATGATCAACTTGTTATAACAACAGCTGAATCTGTAGAAAAAGATTTGGAGCACGAGCCAACCATTACTGTGGTGGCGACATCTGATGACACTTCAACACAAGCGTCATCTAGTAATTCTGATGAACTTCTCATTCTTCAAGGTGATGTGGCAGAGGAAGAAACTGTAGTGACCACAGAAAATAGTCAAGACATGTTGGCCAGGGAGTCTGCTCATGAAGTCCAAATAATGGAGTCAAATCAGAATTTTAGTCTCGAACTTGAAAATAATCAACCACAAGTACAAGTTGTTGTGGAACAAGAAGTGAATGACGAAGATATGGCAGTGCTAGAAAAACCTATCAAAAAAGAGaaagacaaaaaacaaaaacgtagTGTAAACAATACAGCTACAGTGGCTGCTCCACAAGGTGTCAATCCTGCAATGATGAGTAATTTACTTCATACAGCTGCGGCAGTAGCGGCATCACAGAATGCAGCCGCAGCAACGGTTCAAGTTGTTCCAGGGCAGGCCACGGGAACAATTCAACTTGTTCCAGCATCAGAAGTTCAAAACACGCAAGCACTTATGGCTTCAGGAATTGCTCCTCAGTCATTGAGCCCACAAACAATTGGAATGGGTGAAGACGGAAAGCCACACATAATTCCGCAACCTACCAATCAACCAGTTTTTACTTATCTTGTTACAAGTCAAGGGACTTTAATATCAGCTCATTCAAGTGATGGTACACCATTGATATCTCCAGCATCAGGAGCTGGAAAAGCTGCAAATACAAAACAAGAGGTTGCAGATGGAGATGATG GCCATGGAAGTGGAGTCAATCAACTAGGAGGAATGTACGTAAATGGACGTCCTTTACCTGAACCAATACGACAACGTATTGTTGATCTTTCTCATCAAGGTGTTCGTCCGTGTGATATATCTCGACAGTTGCGAGTATCCCATGGATGCGTAAGCAAGATTTTGGCAAG GTTTTATGAAACTGGTAGTATAAGACCTGGTGTCATTGGAGGCAGTAAGCCGAAGGTTGCCACTCCAACTGTGGTACAAAAAATTACAGAATATAAACGTGAAAACCCAACTATGTTTGCTTGGGAAATTCGGGACCGATTGCTGTCAGAGACTGTTTGCACACCAGAATCAGTACCAAGTGTTTCATCAATAAACAG GATCGTAAGAAGCAAGACGTCGGATTTTATGAAAGATAATCAACATTTAACAGATCAAGCTAACACTCCTTCACCATTGCTACATATGAAAGCAGAAC GTCGAAAATCAACACCGACAATGATTTCTTCACACGCCATTGATAGCATTGTTCAACAAATGGTTTCAAGCAACACACAACATCAAACCACTAATGGAGGGTTGCCACAATATATAGCAATTGATGGTGTACCAACATCAG GTGCTACTCGGCAAGCAACTACTTCTTCATCGAGTATTCCATCCGCAACAGAAGTAGTTTCAGCCGCTAGTTTAACGTTACCACCACCACCTATAGTTCCTTCAGTTCAGACACAAGAAGCGAAAGCCAGCTCGCAGACGTTACCACAAATATTTGCAAACTTGACTCCTGCACAACAATATGAATTGTTAAAAAGTGTCAGTGGCGACATCATCACCCAACAG ACTATAGGAAAGGATGGAACCATAACAATCCACACCCAGCCTGCATCATCACAACAACAAACTGGTACAACTGAAACACAG GTTCAGCAAATTGTTGTGAATCAACAGGGCCAAGTTGTCACCCAGTCTGATACAAACCAAGGAAATATTATTCTGACTACACATCAG GGTCAACAAGTGAACAAACTATCTGCTGTTAGTTCTAACGGACAAGCTGTCACATCAACAGCACAGAATTTAGCAAGTTTATCCAACCAACAACAACAGCAG GTCGTGATGCAATTGAAAGATTTAAATAAAGTACTTGCTGCTGCTGGTGGATCAACACTACCTACTGGAGGAAATCAACCGGGTGCTAATATACAG ATTCCTGCCCAGCACGTGACACAATTAACTCAACAACAACCTTCATATAAAGTGAGTGAGCTTGCTGCTGCAGCTGCTGGTATTACTGGATCCCCCGCAACCCAGATACAAATTGCAACTGAGGGTG GACAACAGAATGTGATCACCATGTCACAACAACAATTACAGCAGTTGGCTGCTCAAGGAATGATAATACAAAGAGTTCCAACAACATCAACAACACAACAAAATGAG AATCTTGAACATTCTAAGAAAGATGACGTTGATACATCTTCATCTTCTATTGATGATAGTGAGAAG AAAGCAGCAGTTAACCAAAGTGTTCCAATACCATCAAGTGAAGTGACAATTGTGGAACAGTCTGCTTCAACagagcaacaacaacaagatcAACAACAAATATTAAAGTTATTACAAAATG CAATGCTCGTAAAACAAGAACCAGACTCTGATGGCCAGGTCATGATATCGGCCACTTCTCAACAATCAACAGTGAATCAATTGTTATTAGCTGCTCAGCAACAACTACAACAACAAGTGCAACAGCCAACAGTGACTGTAACACAGCAAGATGCCGCTCAACTTTTATCAGCAGCTGCTGCACTGGGGAGTGTGCAACCCCAACAAGCTGCGAATGCTGCTCAACCAGTATCAGTCG GGTTAACAAACAACAACTCTAATAACAACAACAGTCAGCAACAACAATTACTGAATGCTAATCCTAGTGTGCTGGCTCAACTTCAGCAGCAACTGGCTAGCAttcaacagcaacaacaacttCTTCAGACTCAGCAGCAAGCATCAACGACGCAACAACAACCTGGTATTGTACACATACTGTCAGCTGCAGCTCAACTTCAACAGCAAACTGGCGGTAACGCCAACACatcgaataatattcaacagcAGTTAGCAATGGCACAAATGCTGTCGGCAGCGCAAGGTTCACCGCAAGCGAAAAACGGAAAGGGTGCTTCGATATCGCAACGTTTGACAGAACTTCAGCCTGTCAGTACATTGCTCAGTCAATTAAGGCCTGTCTCACTTCAAAGCACAAATACATCAAACTCGTATATAGTTTCCAAag GAACAGCTCCAATCACTGCACCTGTGACACTACCGCATCTTGTTCTTCCTGCTGCCACAGTAGCAGGTGCTACCTCACATGTTCCAAACACAG GTGCCACCACTGCCAATTCTTCACAACCATTCACAACAATATATAGTGAGGCTTGGAAACTTGCCACAAACGGACAAAGAG CAGACGCAACTTCTGTACAAGTAACGGTGAGTGATAACGCAAGCAAAGTATCTTCAAGTCCAGCTAAAAGTTAA